One genomic region from bacterium encodes:
- a CDS encoding Trk family potassium uptake protein — protein MPKATKYTVLRNWMLFVGLLAFFSLVVRPGLSMPKSWDFFWHIVDGIIVVSFVVSFILRFIWAPDKKLFVRANAFELAILFIFSMQLFIMILFLRQPQVSEAIKSIGTVSITKIYVLFAQVFIVVELIANLGRINARVASLPLSPPVLFVGSFVFVIAVGTLLLSLPGATKHGIKFIDALFTATSATCVTGLIVMRTGADFTRYGHNVILGLIQIGGLGLMTFATFSALILRGEIGIKERVLLGDILNIRVFSKIKSLVIAIILFTLVIEALGAVGLYFATGEYESLPEGRLYFSVFHAVSAFCNAGFSLWDTNLARFVHNPLGSIIMMVLIVLGGLGFVVLTDLWTIFTAPFRRRRNVGLSLHSKLVLILTLSLILSATIVFFLLERGHILSGLSTAEKWIASFFQAITPRTAGFNTVSTGALRYPTLFLLGILMFIGASPGSTGGGIKTTTFGIIILGIINRLRGHEEIKVFNRTIPWYVMQQAAMVMFLGLTVVSLGLFGLLILEPDKGFMNLLFEQLSAFGTVGLSTGITPNLSAGAKLIIIVTMLVGRIGPLTFLTAIAFRMRKSRVGFPKEDILIG, from the coding sequence ATGCCCAAAGCCACTAAATACACGGTATTGCGAAACTGGATGCTCTTTGTTGGATTGTTAGCGTTTTTCTCATTAGTGGTGAGACCCGGACTTTCCATGCCTAAAAGCTGGGACTTTTTCTGGCACATTGTTGACGGTATTATAGTTGTATCTTTCGTGGTAAGTTTCATTTTGCGCTTCATATGGGCACCTGACAAAAAACTCTTCGTTCGCGCCAATGCGTTCGAGCTTGCAATTTTGTTTATATTCTCCATGCAGCTTTTTATAATGATTTTATTTCTGCGCCAGCCTCAGGTTAGCGAAGCGATAAAAAGTATAGGGACGGTATCGATAACTAAAATCTATGTTCTTTTCGCGCAGGTTTTTATAGTTGTCGAGCTTATAGCCAATCTTGGCAGGATTAATGCGCGAGTAGCCTCTCTTCCGCTCTCACCGCCGGTTCTTTTCGTGGGGAGTTTCGTTTTCGTTATAGCGGTTGGCACCCTTCTTTTGAGTCTTCCCGGTGCGACGAAACACGGTATAAAGTTTATAGATGCGCTTTTCACGGCGACATCAGCAACATGCGTTACGGGGCTTATAGTTATGCGCACGGGCGCTGATTTCACGCGATATGGACACAATGTGATACTTGGGTTGATTCAAATAGGCGGACTTGGACTTATGACATTCGCGACATTCTCTGCGCTTATTCTGAGGGGCGAGATAGGGATAAAAGAGCGCGTTCTTCTTGGCGACATACTTAACATCCGCGTGTTCAGCAAGATAAAATCGCTTGTAATAGCTATAATATTGTTCACACTTGTAATCGAGGCTTTGGGTGCTGTTGGCCTTTATTTCGCTACCGGTGAATACGAGTCCCTGCCTGAGGGGCGCCTTTATTTCTCGGTTTTTCATGCGGTAAGCGCTTTTTGCAACGCTGGCTTCTCGCTGTGGGATACTAATCTTGCGCGATTCGTTCATAATCCGTTAGGTTCGATAATAATGATGGTTCTCATAGTTCTTGGCGGACTAGGTTTCGTGGTTTTGACGGACCTGTGGACGATATTTACGGCTCCATTCAGGAGAAGGAGGAATGTTGGCTTAAGTCTGCATTCCAAGCTGGTTCTGATACTGACTTTGTCGTTGATATTATCCGCCACCATTGTTTTCTTCCTTCTTGAGCGTGGGCATATACTTTCGGGTCTTAGCACAGCGGAGAAATGGATTGCCTCTTTCTTTCAGGCTATAACGCCGAGAACTGCTGGGTTCAACACAGTATCAACTGGTGCGTTGCGCTATCCTACACTTTTTCTTCTCGGGATATTGATGTTTATAGGAGCATCACCGGGTTCCACTGGCGGCGGAATAAAAACCACTACTTTCGGAATAATAATTTTGGGGATTATAAATCGTTTGCGCGGGCATGAGGAGATAAAGGTTTTCAACAGAACCATACCGTGGTATGTGATGCAACAAGCTGCCATGGTAATGTTTCTTGGGCTTACAGTTGTCTCGTTGGGACTTTTCGGGCTTCTAATTCTGGAGCCGGATAAAGGATTTATGAATCTTTTATTCGAGCAGCTTTCAGCATTCGGAACAGTAGGGCTTTCGACAGGGATAACGCCGAACTTGTCAGCGGGTGCAAAACTTATTATTATTGTTACGATGCTCGTAGGTAGGATTGGACCACTTACTTTTCTTACTGCTATAGCGTTCAGGATGAGAAAGAGCAGGGTAGGTTTTCCCAAAGAGGACATTTTGATTGGATAG
- a CDS encoding TrkA family potassium uptake protein: MRYLVLGAGLYGRSLARRLMELGSEVIVVDRDEETIDDMKELVTNAVIADITDRQVLEEIVDRFKPDSAAVCFGESFDVTMLACIYLRELGIKEIVARASSVMQGEILRRLGIDWIVLPEQDSGERIAEYIILGESEQIKLDPETSLARLRLPKSVVGKTLSELPFKKFGIECLFVHRVYVTPHVSKLIPPSEDPKLEEGDNLIVVGSPRRIAKFIDGIK, from the coding sequence ATGCGATACTTGGTTTTGGGGGCAGGACTTTACGGAAGAAGCCTCGCAAGAAGGCTTATGGAGCTCGGAAGCGAGGTTATCGTGGTTGACCGCGACGAGGAAACCATTGACGATATGAAAGAATTGGTTACCAATGCTGTGATAGCTGATATAACCGATAGGCAAGTTCTTGAGGAGATAGTCGATAGATTCAAGCCTGATAGTGCGGCGGTATGTTTCGGTGAAAGCTTTGATGTGACGATGCTTGCCTGTATATATTTGAGGGAACTCGGGATAAAAGAGATAGTTGCGCGGGCTTCAAGTGTTATGCAGGGCGAGATACTAAGAAGACTCGGTATAGATTGGATAGTTTTGCCGGAGCAGGACAGCGGAGAAAGAATAGCAGAATATATAATTCTTGGCGAGAGTGAGCAGATAAAGCTTGATCCTGAGACCTCACTGGCGAGGCTGAGGCTGCCTAAATCTGTTGTTGGGAAAACCCTTTCCGAGTTGCCCTTCAAAAAATTTGGTATTGAATGCCTTTTTGTGCACAGAGTATATGTTACTCCACATGTTTCAAAACTAATCCCACCCTCGGAGGACCCAAAGCTTGAGGAAGGTGATAATCTTATAGTTGTTGGCTCACCAAGAAGGATTGCGAAGTTTATTGATGGAATCAAATGA